ACAAGCAATTTGCGATCGCGCCATTCCCCATACACAATCTGATATTAAGGATATTGTCACACTTAGTTTAGGTATTACTTCTGTCATACCAACTTGCGACATTAAGCCAGATACAATCATCGCTTCAGCCGATAAAGCCCTGTACAGTGCTAAAAAAAAGGGGCGCGATCGCTATTGTACTCATTTAGATATATAACGACGTGTGCGACTTTCTCTCAAACCTAAGCGATCGCTTGATGCAACAACTTTATTCTTTTTGATGATGAAACCGAATTCCTAAAAAGATGTCATAAACAAACTCAAAAAAGTCCTTTTTCTGCAACAATCCTGAAGTTTGATAACATCCTTTCTCATCTAAGAGCGGCTTCATAACATAGTACGCAGGTTGGTAATTATACCAAGGAATAGAAGGCCACAGATGATGAATTAAGTGGTAATTCTGTCCCATAATCAGAATATTGAGAACTTGGTTCGGGTAGACACGAGCATTTTTCCAGCGATCGCGTTCTGCAAAGGGACGATGTGGCAAATAGTCGAAAAATAATCCCAGTGCTATCCCCACTACAAAAGCTGGTATAAACCAAAAATTGAGAATGTAACCCAAAAAGTGGTATTGCACTGATATATAAACAATTACACCGACAATTAAGCGGCTGATGAACCATTCCAATAGCTCATATTTGCGCCACAGTCGCCGTTGAAAGAAAAACACCTCGTGGTACAAAAACCTTACTGCAATCAGCCATAACGGGCCACCCGTAGAGACATAATGATCTGGGTCGTCTTCGGGATGGTTGACATGGCCATGATGCTGTAAATGCACCCGCGTAAATACTGGAAAAGCAAAAGCTAGCATCAAGGCACTACCATGCCCTAACATCGCATTCATTACCCGGTTACGATGGGCTGATTGGTGACAAGCGTCGTGAATCACCGTCCCAGCACAATGCAAAGCAATAGTGTTAACACTAAAACAAAGCCAGTGCGGCCATTCCCACAGCCAATAACCAAAGTTAGATAACACCAGCATTGCTACAGCTACCAAAAACAGCAATAGCGTGGGATTAAAATCACCAGGAGGCGCTAAAAATTCCTTTGGCGGGATTGTCAGTGGCTTTTTTGCCTCCGATGCGATCATCTCTAACATTGACTCCTTTTTAATCAAACATTACGAATATACGATAAATATTAGGGAAGAATAAAGTTTTGTAACCTTTTGTATAGCAATATTTATCCACAGCTATGCATATCAGTAGATGAATAACGCTATGATTCCAGACAAGAACTAATCTTTACTGATAAGTGGGGTATGGCAATTGGCAAAAAGTTGATGGGATAAACTCTTTCGTTGGGAGGATGGATACAAGATTGATGTACTATATCTAGTCTATCCCACAGCCCTCACTCTCCCATAAAACCTCTCTAACTGCTTATATCTATTGGTATAGCAGTGACTGAAAAGGAGATGCAACTTAAGTTACGATGACTTCCCAGATAGCTCCCTCACTTCAGCCCCTATGCAATTAAGAGATTCTCTGCGCCGGACAAAAATTGTCGCTACTATTGGCCCCGCCACTAGTAGTCCTGAAATGCTCAAGGCGATTATTGAAGCGGGAGCCACGACGCTACGGCTAAACTTCTCCCACGGAACTCATGCCGACCATCAGCGTAGTATTCGCTTAATTCGGCAAACCGCTTTTGAATTAAATCAACCAGTGGCTATTCTCCAAGACTTGCAGGGCCCAAAAATTCGCTTGGGGAAGTTTGACAACGGGTCTATAGTTTTGGCAAAAGGCGATCGCTTCACCTTGACAAACCGTCCGGTGGTAGGTACGCAGGAAATTAGCTGCGTCACCTACGATTATTTAGCCGAAGAAGTCCCAGTTGGTGCAAAAATCCTCCTCGATGATGGACGAGTAGAAATGGTCGTGGAGGAGATTAACCGAGACAAAGGTGATTTGCATTGTCGCATTACCGTGCCTGGTAAACTTTCTAACAACAAAGGTGTAAACTTTCCCGGCGTTTACCTGTCAATTAAGGCAATGACCGACAAAGACCGAGAGGATCTGATGTTTGGTCTAGATCAAGGTGTAGATTGGGTGGCACTTTCCTTTGTCCGCAATCCGCAGGACATGATCGAAATTAAAGAACTAATTTCTAGTACAGGCAAGCAAGTGCCAGTGGTTGCCAAAATTGAAAAACATGAAGCCATTGAACAAATGGAGGCAGTTCTGGCTTTGTGTGATGGCGTGATGGTTGCCAGAGGTGATTTAGGCGTAGAATTGCCCGCAGAAGATGTTCCGGTACTCCAAAAGCGGCTAATTGCTACAGCAAATCGCTTAGGGATTCCCATCATCACCGCCACCCAAATGTTAGACAGCATGGTGAGCAATCCCCGTCCCACTCGCGCGGAAGTGTCAGATGTGGCAAACGCGATTTTAGATGGCACAGACGCGGTGATGCTCTCCAATGAAACCGCCGTCGGTAGCTTCCCTGTAGAAGCAGTAGCGACAATGGCGCGGATTGCCGAGCGGATGGAGCAGGAAGAAGCCCAACACTTAAACTTGCGTTCCGTGAGAGATTCCCGGCGCTCCATTCCTAATGCGATTAGTCAAGCTGTAGGTCAAATTGCCGAACAACTAGGTGCAGCTGCAATTATGACCTTAACGCAAACTGGGGCAACTGCTCGCAATGTCTCTAAGTTCCGTCCCAATACACCGATTTTGGCTGTTACCCCCCATGTGAATGTAGCGCGGCAGCTACAAATGGTGTGGGGAGTAAAACCGCTATTGGTGCTAGGATTACCTTCCACTGGTCAGACCTTCCAAGCTGCGATTAATGTGGCTCAGGAGTTGAAGTTACTGTCGGAGGGAGATTTAGTAGTAATGACTGCTGGCACACTCCAGGGAATTTCCGGCTCCACAGATTTGATTAAGGTTGAGGTGGTGACGGCGGTATTAGGTCACGGAATTGGATTAGGACAAGGTTTAGTGAGTGGTCGCGCACGGGTAGCTAATACTGGCATGGATGTTAGTAACTTTAATCCTGGAGACATATTAGTTGCACCGCGCACTAGTGCCGATTTTGTCGAGGCTATTCGTAAATCTGCGGGGATTATTACGGAAGAGGAAAGTCTCACAAGTCATGCTGCCGTTATTGGCTTACGTCTCGGCGTGCCAGTGATTGTTGGCGTGAAGCAGGCAACGCAGGTGATTCGCGATGGAGCGATTATAACGCTGGATCTGCAACGGGGTTTGATTTACTCTGGGGCAGTGAGAACGCCTTAGAAGTGGGGAATGGGGAAGAAGCAGGGGGGCAGGGAGCAGGGGAGCAGGGGAGGCAAAGGAAATTAATAACCAATGCCCAATGCCCAATGCCCCATACCCCATGCCCAATCCCTTTATCAAACAGTTGCGATCGCAACCCCAAGCCATCCAGCAAAGTTTTGTTGCTGTGTAGAGTTAGGACGCTCAACAGGTTTTACCTGATATCGAGTGGGATGTGGTGACGCGAGGGTAATGGAATAAGTACGGAGTTCGTCTTGATGAAAAACTGTGACTTGGATGGTATCGTTTGCTTGGTAATCTTTCAGGCGATCGCTTAAACTACTCGCCGTTACCTTAATCCCGTCAATTGCTAACAACTCATCACCTGCATCAATTCCCCCTATTTGTGCAGGTGAATCAGTTTCCACAAACTTAATCATCTCTCGCCCATTCTCTGTATTTATTCTCACACCCAGGTAAGGTTCTTCCTGCTGTTCAGCTACCAACTGCAAACCAAAGGGTTCTAGATACTGATTGAAAGGTAAATCATCAGTACTATCAATGTAGCGTTTAAAGAAATCAGTCAAATCGATTCCGGCGACAGATTCTATAACTTCCTGCAACTGTTCTGGAGTATAGCCAATTTCATCTTTCCCAAATTGCTGCCACATTTTCAGCATTACGTCATCGAGGGAGCGCTGATTGTCGTGAGTAGAGCGAATCAGTAAATCCAGCAATAACGATACCATTTCTCCTTTTAAATAGTAAGAAATTTGAGAATTACCGCTATTTGCATCGGGGCGATAAAGTTTTATCCAGGCATCAAAACTCGACTCGGAAACGGGTTGTACCTTGCGCCCCGGTGTGGTTTCATATCTGGTAATTTCTTTGCTCAAATTATTCAAATACGACTTAATATCATAAATTCCTGCCCGCAAAGGAATTAACAAGTCATAGTAACTAGTAGTACCTTCACAAAACCATAATGATGGTGTGTAGTTTTCCTGGTCATAATCAAAAACCTCTAATGCTTTTGGGCGAATTCGTTTGACATTCCACAAGTGAAAGAACTCGTGTGCAACTAATTGCATAAAGCGATCGTACTTTTCCTGAGTGCGAAATCCAAAACGTTGGTAAATTAACGAGCAAGAGTCCTTATGCTCCAAACCGCCAAAAGCTTGGCTAAATAAATGTAGCAGAAACACATATCGTTCATAAGGCAAACCGCCGAACATCTGCGCTTCTACCTGAATAATTTTTTGGATATCAGCAATCATGTGCTGAACTTGGTAATTACCTTTCCCCCAAATTGCCAGTTCATGGGGTTTTCCCAAGACCTCAAATTTATACAATTGATGGCTACCAATTTCAAAGGGAGTATCCACCAAAGTATCAAAATCGCTCGCCCAGAAAGTATTTGTTTCCTCACCTACGGGAGGTAGAGCAGTTGTTACCTGCCATTCTGGGTATGGTGGTACGATGGTAACGCGAATGGGTTGCTTATCCCAGCCTGGTAGCCTAAAAAATAGTGCTGCACCATTGAAATAACCGTGGGTAGCATCCAAGTGATTTGTCCGTACCGATAACTCATTGGCAAAAATGCGGTAACGTACAGTTAATTCTGAAACACCTGTTTTGTCTACCTGCCAGTGATTTTTGCTGATTTTTCGCCAAGGTAAAGGTTTATCCTCTGCAAAAACCACAAAATCTTGTAAGTTCTTGGCATATTCTCGAACTAAGTAGGAACCAGGTGTCCATACCGGCAATTTTAAATCGAGAATTGGCGAGGTGTAATCGACAATGCGTAAAGTCACCTCAAACAGATGGGTTTCTGGTTGAGACATTGCTACTAAGTAATGAATCGTCGGGCCGGTTTCCTGGATATATGCGTTGGGACGAGTTGCTGTTGCTTCAGTCATCTTGGTGCTGAGTTAATCATCGATAGGTAATTTCTCTCATGATGACAAATTTGCATGTTAAGTTTCGCGTTTTATTGGGTGCGGTAGTCAAAACCTAGTTGATTTCCCACTTTGCAATCGATCGCCTGCTGCAAAAGCGATCTTTGCAACTTCCAAAATATTTGTATTAATTTTCACACAGTTCAGGTAAGGCTAAGACTCTTTATTAAAGTCAAATTTTTAACGTAGACGCAAAGCGGCTTGCCGCAGGCTACCGCAGACGCGCAGAGGAAACAGAGAGAAGAAAAAATGCTTAACTCAAGCGTATTGGGCGATTGTTTATTGAATTCGGGCAGTCGTTTATTGAATTCGGGCAGTCGTTTATTGAATTCGGGCAATCGTTTATTGAATTCGGGCAGTCGTTTATTGAATTCGGGCAATCGTTTATTGAATTCGGGCAATCGTTTATTGAATTCGGGCAATCGTTTATTGAATTCGGGCAATCGTTTATTGAATTCGGGCAATCGTTTATTGAATTCGGGCAATCGTTTATTGAATTCGGGCAATCGTTTATTGAATTCGGGCAATCGTTTATTGAATTCGGATAAATCTCAGTAAAACCACGCAATAAATAAAATATTTTTTGTACTAAATATTTTAAACGATACTGAATATTGCGGGTGCTAATCACCCCGATTTTGTTTATCTTAATGGTGTAAAGACAGGATATAAGTCAGTTTTTATCCTAGTGCATGATAAAAAAAAGGAAGGTTATTTATGTCACGTCCAAAACGTGGGTCTAAAGTACTTGATAGGGCACAGCGTCGGATTGCCGCTTTGAAATCGATTAGTTCCACCTTAGATTTAGGCAATGGAGTCACTATTGACACTTTTGCCGCCGCCATCAAAAAAACACAGGACAAGTTGGAAGCTTATAACTCCAGCCTCTCCACCGTGGATTTAACTCAGGGAACCTTAGAATTAGCTGAAAAGTCGCTGATGGAACTAACAGAACATGTCTTAGTCAGCGTAGCTGCAAAGTATGGCAAGAATAGCGATGAGTACAAAATGGCAGGGGGCGTTCGTCGCAGCGAACGCAAGCGTCCAATGCGGAAGCCTAAGCAAGAGGTTGTTATTTGATAAAGACAATACATTTGGGGTTTTTTGACACTCTCCCGAATTCAATTCGGGAGATTCTTGGTTAGGTGGTGAACCAATAGAAAAAAGATAACATTTAAATAGCGATCGCTTGAGTTTTAGACAAATATGGCGTAGACGCATAGCAGGTTATCGTCAGACATCGCTCGGCGTTGAACCGGAAGCTTAGGTCTTAGGCTGATTGGTATGAGAAAAACCCCCGTTGATTTAGAGAACGGTGAGTCGGTATGTTTTAGATGTCAGTATTGCCATAGATAACCACCTTAAGATCCTTAGTTTATTACAATAATATTTTGCCGCAATGTTTTTGGAAGAATAACACAGTTCTAAAAGCTTTATAAAACCTTGAATTTGAGAGAAAATTTAAGAATCGTAATCAGAGTAAATTTAAATGCACGTTATTAGTCGCAAAATTCTACGAGAATTTTGTGAGGCACATGCAGATATAAAGGAAGCACTTTATGATTGGTATAGGATAGCAACTAAAGCTGAATGGAAAAATCTGCTTGAAGTTCAGGCTATTTATCCAAAAGCAGAAGCAGTTGGTAACTTCACTGTGTTTAATATTAAAGGAAACAGTTACCGTTTGATTACTGATATTGTTTACGAAACTCAAAGAATCTATATTAAATATGTCCTGAATCACGCTGAATATGATAAGGATTAATGGAAAAATGACCCGTACTTTTAATCCAGAATCTTATGGTAAATTGCTAGCCGAGTATCAGCCAAAAATCATTACCACGAATGCAGAAAACGAACAAGCGATCGCACTCGCATTAACCTTAGAACATCGTCTTAATCGGACATCAGAAGAAGAGATGCTGTTACAACTGTTGGTAACATTAATTGAGCAGTTTGAAGAAACCCATTACCCAATTCTCAACGGTACACCCAATTCGATGTTAGTGCATCTGATGGACGCACGTGATATGACGACTGAAGCATTAGCAGAGGTACTCGGATCTTTGGAAGTTGCTTTGCAAATTGTGAATGGCGGCACTATTAGTAAAACTCAAGCAGAAGCGTTGGCGGACTATTTTAATGTAAATGTCAGTTTATTTACCTAGCTTATCTTCCATAACAACGCTCTTAAAACTAGCGCTTGGTATTGAGGCGGAAATTTAATATTTTGGTATGAGGTTAAAGGTATCTAGACACGCAGGGGCTTGTCCTTTAGACATCGCTTCTTTACTCGATACAACAGCTACAAAATCTTTTGCCAGTTAGCTTCTAGAGCTTGAGTAAGCTATGTACCTGTATTAAAAATCCTATGTCCTAACCATCCCAAACCCAAGCTTAAACTAGAAGTACTAGCTAAAATTAGAAAAGTATGAAATTTGCTAAAAGATTCTCGTAATTTATCTTCAGCCCTAATCACAGTCACAAGCACAGCAAAAATCATAGCCGAAGCCACAGCCCCAGCCACAGCCACAGCCCCAGCCCCAGCCACAGCCACAGCCACAACCACAGCCACAACCACAGCCACAGCCACAGCCGCAGCCGCAGCCACAGCCGCAGCCCCAGCCCCAACCGTAGCCACAGCCGCAGCCACAGCCACAGCCACAGCCACAGCCCCAGCCACAGCCCCAGCCATAGCTCCAGCTCCAGCCACAGCCGAAGCCACAGCCGAAGCCACAGCCCAAGCCCCAGCCCAAGCCCAAGTCCCAGCCCAAGCCACGGCCACAGCCCCAGCCACAGCTACAGCCCAAATTATGTACAGAGCGTTAGACGCGGCTAACAAGTAGCCTATCAATAGGTAGCTTAACAATACACCAATCAACCAGCCCCAAGGAATAACTCTAGGTGATTTAGTAGTTGGTTTAACTCGAAGAATTGGCTTTGAGGGTAGCTTGACTTTGGAAGAAACAACTTCTTTTCTATAAACAGGACTAACAGGTAGTAGAGGCTGTTGCTTTTGGTGCTCTAACATTGCTAACCATACCTGCATTGACTGAGGGCGGTCTTTTGCCTCTAGCGCCATACCCTTAAGAATTGCTTGATTTAATTGATCGCTGATGCTTGGATTAATTTGTTTAGGTGGAATTAGGAAAGTATTGTCTAGCTTGCGAGCCAGAGAAGTTGTAGGGCGTTGACCTGTCACCGCATAATAGAGTGTGGCAACCAGACAGTAAACATCGACCGTTGGATCTCGACTACCTCTGCTCATCTGCTCATAAGGCGCAAATGCCTCATTACCTGCAATACCTTTTGAACTCAAAGTTTTAGGCACGAGTTCTTTAGCAATGCCAAAGTCAATCAGAACCGCTTTGCCATTACTCCGCAGCATGATATTTCCGGGATGGGCATCTCTGTGTACTAAACCTGCCTGATGCACCACCACTAAAGCTTCCCCAATCTGGCGGATACAGGGTACAATCTCTGCTTCTGGTAACGCACCTCTACGTTTTACTGCCTCAAACAAATTTTCTCCCGGTACAAAATCCATCACTAAGCAGTGGATAGTACCTTCCTTAAACAAGTCAATTACTCCCACAATATGAGGATGAGGGTCTTGAGACAAGCGTGCTAGTGTTCGCCCTTCTTGAATAAATCGGTCTATATACTTGCCATATTCTGGGTCAGGGCTGAGATATTCATTGGGTGTCTTGATGACAACTGTCCGGTTTAGCTCAACATGCAATGCCTTATAAGTAATCCCAAATCCCCCCTGTCCAAGGACTTTATCAATTACATATTTGCCACCTTGTAATCGTTGTCCAGTTGTCCAAGGCATGAAAACCCCTAAATAATTCGTAATACTTCTCTGCGAGAGGCTGCGCCAACGGCTACGCTCAGTACAAGTTCGTAATTAAAACAGTTTAAAAAAGCTGGATATGGGTGTTTTCTATGACTTAAGTGTATTTCATAAATAATACAGTTTTGCA
The Nostoc punctiforme PCC 73102 genome window above contains:
- the crtR gene encoding beta-carotene hydroxylase; the encoded protein is MIASEAKKPLTIPPKEFLAPPGDFNPTLLLFLVAVAMLVLSNFGYWLWEWPHWLCFSVNTIALHCAGTVIHDACHQSAHRNRVMNAMLGHGSALMLAFAFPVFTRVHLQHHGHVNHPEDDPDHYVSTGGPLWLIAVRFLYHEVFFFQRRLWRKYELLEWFISRLIVGVIVYISVQYHFLGYILNFWFIPAFVVGIALGLFFDYLPHRPFAERDRWKNARVYPNQVLNILIMGQNYHLIHHLWPSIPWYNYQPAYYVMKPLLDEKGCYQTSGLLQKKDFFEFVYDIFLGIRFHHQKE
- the pyk gene encoding pyruvate kinase: MQLRDSLRRTKIVATIGPATSSPEMLKAIIEAGATTLRLNFSHGTHADHQRSIRLIRQTAFELNQPVAILQDLQGPKIRLGKFDNGSIVLAKGDRFTLTNRPVVGTQEISCVTYDYLAEEVPVGAKILLDDGRVEMVVEEINRDKGDLHCRITVPGKLSNNKGVNFPGVYLSIKAMTDKDREDLMFGLDQGVDWVALSFVRNPQDMIEIKELISSTGKQVPVVAKIEKHEAIEQMEAVLALCDGVMVARGDLGVELPAEDVPVLQKRLIATANRLGIPIITATQMLDSMVSNPRPTRAEVSDVANAILDGTDAVMLSNETAVGSFPVEAVATMARIAERMEQEEAQHLNLRSVRDSRRSIPNAISQAVGQIAEQLGAAAIMTLTQTGATARNVSKFRPNTPILAVTPHVNVARQLQMVWGVKPLLVLGLPSTGQTFQAAINVAQELKLLSEGDLVVMTAGTLQGISGSTDLIKVEVVTAVLGHGIGLGQGLVSGRARVANTGMDVSNFNPGDILVAPRTSADFVEAIRKSAGIITEEESLTSHAAVIGLRLGVPVIVGVKQATQVIRDGAIITLDLQRGLIYSGAVRTP
- a CDS encoding M61 family metallopeptidase, which encodes MTEATATRPNAYIQETGPTIHYLVAMSQPETHLFEVTLRIVDYTSPILDLKLPVWTPGSYLVREYAKNLQDFVVFAEDKPLPWRKISKNHWQVDKTGVSELTVRYRIFANELSVRTNHLDATHGYFNGAALFFRLPGWDKQPIRVTIVPPYPEWQVTTALPPVGEETNTFWASDFDTLVDTPFEIGSHQLYKFEVLGKPHELAIWGKGNYQVQHMIADIQKIIQVEAQMFGGLPYERYVFLLHLFSQAFGGLEHKDSCSLIYQRFGFRTQEKYDRFMQLVAHEFFHLWNVKRIRPKALEVFDYDQENYTPSLWFCEGTTSYYDLLIPLRAGIYDIKSYLNNLSKEITRYETTPGRKVQPVSESSFDAWIKLYRPDANSGNSQISYYLKGEMVSLLLDLLIRSTHDNQRSLDDVMLKMWQQFGKDEIGYTPEQLQEVIESVAGIDLTDFFKRYIDSTDDLPFNQYLEPFGLQLVAEQQEEPYLGVRINTENGREMIKFVETDSPAQIGGIDAGDELLAIDGIKVTASSLSDRLKDYQANDTIQVTVFHQDELRTYSITLASPHPTRYQVKPVERPNSTQQQNFAGWLGVAIATV
- a CDS encoding type II toxin-antitoxin system HigB family toxin produces the protein MHVISRKILREFCEAHADIKEALYDWYRIATKAEWKNLLEVQAIYPKAEAVGNFTVFNIKGNSYRLITDIVYETQRIYIKYVLNHAEYDKD
- a CDS encoding helix-turn-helix domain-containing protein, which translates into the protein MTRTFNPESYGKLLAEYQPKIITTNAENEQAIALALTLEHRLNRTSEEEMLLQLLVTLIEQFEETHYPILNGTPNSMLVHLMDARDMTTEALAEVLGSLEVALQIVNGGTISKTQAEALADYFNVNVSLFT
- a CDS encoding serine/threonine protein kinase, which produces MPWTTGQRLQGGKYVIDKVLGQGGFGITYKALHVELNRTVVIKTPNEYLSPDPEYGKYIDRFIQEGRTLARLSQDPHPHIVGVIDLFKEGTIHCLVMDFVPGENLFEAVKRRGALPEAEIVPCIRQIGEALVVVHQAGLVHRDAHPGNIMLRSNGKAVLIDFGIAKELVPKTLSSKGIAGNEAFAPYEQMSRGSRDPTVDVYCLVATLYYAVTGQRPTTSLARKLDNTFLIPPKQINPSISDQLNQAILKGMALEAKDRPQSMQVWLAMLEHQKQQPLLPVSPVYRKEVVSSKVKLPSKPILRVKPTTKSPRVIPWGWLIGVLLSYLLIGYLLAASNALYIIWAVAVAGAVAVAWAGTWAWAGAWAVASAVASAVAGAGAMAGAVAGAVAVAVAVAAAVATVGAGAAAVAAAAAVAVAVVVAVVVAVAVAGAGAVAVAGAVASAMIFAVLVTVIRAEDKLRESFSKFHTFLILASTSSLSLGLGWLGHRIFNTGT